ctttctctctctctttctttctttcttcctctttttttttttttgacatggagtcttgctctgtgccccaggctggagtgcagtggcactatcttggctcactgcaatctccgccactcaggttcaagtgattctgctgcctcagcctccagagtagctgggacctcaggcgcttgccaccacgcccggctaatttattgtattttcagtacagacagggtttcaccgtgttagccaggatgttcttgatctcctgacctcgtaatctgcccacctcggcctcccaaagtgccaggagtacaggcgtgagccaccgcgcccggcctaggaaatttattttctcacagttctgaaaactggaagtccaagatcaggtgTCCAGCGTGGTCCAGTTCCGGCACAGGCTCTCTTTTTGTCTTGCGGATGGCGACCTTcttactgtgtcttcacatggagagggagaaagagagggagtgGAATAGAGATCATTTCTTCTTCTCCAGCTACAGTCCTATCTAATTAGGATTCTACAtgtatgacctcatttaaccttaatcacctcctaaagaccCTGTCTTCCGATACAGTCACATTGGAGGTTATGGCTTCAGCATTTTGAATTcggaggcagggagaggggggcacaattcagtccataacaaggaataaacagcaaataaatataaacatatgcttggctcttatctttattatttccttacttCCTGACTCTTgctctttttctaacttcttgagtTGAACATGTAgctcatttgttttaaaattttgttttggggGGAAAGTATATTTGAATCTATAATCTTTCCTATGAGTGTTGCTCAATTCTATCCACCAGATTTTGTCCTGTTGTGCTTTCAGCTCTAAGCAATTTCTATTTCCTATGTAAGCGCAAGGTCTTTTCAATGTAAGGTCTTATATGTTCATGGCCACTATTATtctgttttaaatctttttacaAGTATACAATGTTGTCCTTTATCACCATGTTGGCTTCATCTGGAGGCTTACCTCCAGATTTCTGTAGAgatacttttatttgtttgtttgtttttttgtagagatggggtttcactagtttgctcaggctgctcttgaactactgggctcaagtgatcttcttacCTCAGCTTctttaagtgctgggattgcaggcatcagccactatgtccagcttaCAGATATACTTTTTAATCAACAGGTGAAAGATGAACCGAGGAGATATAGTTGCTATACATGAGACAAGAGTTCTGCCTATATTTCTGGGAGACTTTTCTTTTGTAACTGATGGGGCTTTTAATCTTTCATTTATCTACTTTTGTGAAGGGGATTTCTAATAATGGAGCAATGAAGCCATCTTGGTCAACAGCACGGAAAATTAATAGCATGTGTGCTTTAATCAGTCAGGTAGTCTAGGTTGTGCTGTGGTAATGACCAAGCCGTAAGTCTCAGGAGCTGAAAACAACACAGATCTATTTCTTGATCATGTACCTGTCACGAGGGGCTGGATCTGTATTATCCTTAATCAATGTGCGGGATTGAGTAGATGGGTGCTGaaatagtttggatgtgtgtctctgcccaaatcgcatattgaattgtaatccccagtgttggaggtggggcctggtgggaggtaaatggatcatgggggcagatttctcatgaatggtttagcaccaccccCTTGGTAATATTCTAGTGACAATGAGTGAGTTCTCTGAGGTGCATATCACCTCATGCcttgctctcttgctcttgctctggcCATGCGATGTGACTGTtgccctttcaccttccaccatgattgtaagttcctgaggcctcccggAAGCCAAGCAGATGGCAACAtaatgcttcctgtgcagcctgcagaaccgtgagccaagtaaacctcttctctttacaaattacccagactcaggtatttatttatagtgGTAAGAAAAAGGCCTAATGCAGAAGCTAAGACCCTGTATTCAACCCTTTTCTTCTGCAATTGCTAGGGAGGGAAAACAGACCCTGGCAAATCTCCTTCTGCCTCTCAAGGCTTCTGCCTGGAAGGGACAAACTTCACTTCCGTTCACGTTTCAGTAGCCAAAGCAGCCCATAGTCACACCTAACTTTAAGGGGCCAGGGAAGTATATCCCTACCAGATGTCCACAAGGAGACTGGACAATATTGGACAAATGTCAGAATGACCACCACACACTGTACTGTCCTTTCCAAAGCCAGTTTTTGctgtttgttgatttttaaaaattccctttaGTTATTTGAGTTACTAGGAATCCTtccagtgattttattttatagaaaataagcaaacaaaaaaacctaaaacttTACCAATATTCCAGAAGGCATTAGACTTGACATTACAAATGCTACAAACAGAACATCTTAGGACAGTGAACTTTAGCTGATACACTGGGATAGTTTTGAAGAAAGAGTACACACATATTTTTCAAGAATAAAGTTTTAATaggaaaaggaagcagagcatggCATGGGCCAATATTTAGATTTGAATAATTATTGATAGCCTCCCCATGTTGGGCAGGGAGCCAGGGATTTTTGCATATTCTAGctaattcaatttaattctttataaaaacaatttgaGGTGAGTCTTATCCATTATTTATATATGCAGAAACCTAGGCTGAGGGAGGTAAAATGACCTGTCCAAAAGCCACTTAGCTAGCAAATGACAGCTTTGCTCGAACGTTATCATATGATACTATggagacagaagagaagaatGCAGTGTGTGTGTTTGGACAGCATGCACCGTTTGGTTTGGCAGGACTGTGAGATACACCAAAGGTAGGGGGAACCTTGAGTACCAAGGTAAAGTGGTTGGAGTTTATTAGTTAGGTAGTGAGATAATGGTTTTTCCAGTCAGAGGGGACATTGGTAGAGCTAAGAAACATTGCCTCAGAAACATTGATCTGCTATTGTTGTCTAGGATGAATAGAAATGAGGCAGAGTGGGGCCAGGTGACCAGTTAGAGGAATTCTGTGGGTGTTGGCAGGGGAAACAGAAAACTATCTTCCATCGAGTCTTCAGATCCATTAGGAATGGCTGGATGCCGTCGAGTTCGCCCTGTGTAAGTAGCTGCCACTTTTCATTGTAGGTTTCTCAAGGACTTGCTCCTAGAAAAAGCCTGGCTCAAAAGTAGATAAAAAATAGGCAACTGCTTAAGTGTGAAATTTACAAAGTTCCTCTCCAAAAAAGCCCACCTCCTCTCCATCACTTGTGGGCCTGACACTTTACCAAAGGGGCTCTATTCTTTCAAGAGTTTGTTATTAAAGCGTGACTATTTGAGGATTGGAGGCAAAAGGAATACTGAGAAATGTCCCTACTAGCAGTGTCAAGGCAAGTGACATAAATGTGTGTGGGGCAACTTATACGACACTGTGAAAACGTCAGCATATTCGCTCTATCTAAAGTGTTAGCAGCTTCTTGGCTCTGAGGGAGGGGCTCAAAGTCCTGGATCTGCTGATTTTTCAACAGTAATGTTCtctccaaggttttttttttctctcttttgggaAAACCCCCAATTTAAACTATTGCagcctgtttacattttttaatatcaACGTGCTGGCCACATTCAGATCTCCATTTGCCACTGTTGGTTTTGATGCCGTTTTACCAAAACCTTTCCAAATTTGAGAGCCATCTTTAGTAAAACTGGGCATGGAGCTGATTCGTTTGGATTGCTGAGAGAGGAGATAGAAAAGTTTGGGCGTTAGGCAGGAACTGCAAGGAGGACCTGGGCCATATGCCGGACATCTAGTGCCTGGGCCTTGAAAGGGAGACTGGTCGCTGACATGGCAATATCTGTCGCAACCCAGGCTTCCTGGACGACCACCTTGGAGCACCGCTCGGAGCACAACAAGGGCTGGGCAGTGCTTGTGTTTCTCTCCGTTCCAGTTGGCCCCTTCCCACTGACATTACAGTAACGCAGTTGTGTGCTGTTTGAAAAAGCATCCCTAGTTACACAGAATGATTTACAGGACACCAGACTCTGCATTTCAGAGGTCTCCAGTGTaccataaaaaatatattataaaggaaTAATCTTTATCTGAACTAAAGCTGCAGTGAAGGAAACTCGTGTCCAGCTGAGAGCAGCAGTGAGCTTTTGTTCACTCAGGGAAAAGTCCGTGTTCTTCATCTTATttgattaatatatatttttttctctttggcaCTAGGTATCTCGTTAATATTTAGACATTATATACATTGTCTTTCAACTGGTTTTCCTATTACGTGATCAAACAAAATCACAGATGCCAGTCACAACAGCCAACAAGGGGAAAGCAGCCCCGTCAGGCACCCAGCTGTGGCTGGGGGGCAAATGGGACTCACTAGAGCCACCCCCAGGAGGCACCTGGCGGAGCTCTGTGCAGAGCCAGCCCCTGTTGCGGAAAGCAGAGTTTGCTGGAGTGCCTCAGTTGATCACTTTGCCTCTTTCTCCCATTTCCCTCACTTCCCTGAGCAAGATGCAACAGGAAGCAAATCCTAGTTGTGAATCTTCCAAAGCCTTCTGATGTTTACCATTTTCCcccaggagagggaggtgagGGGTGGAGATCTCTCTGCAAAgaaaatacacttaaaaaattTCAGCGAGGCGATGCACAGACACCCTGCAACCCAGCTTGTCTCTGCTTATTAGGTGTTCAGAGCGACAATTGTCCCACACTATTTCAGTCCAGGAAACCATGAGCTCCGTTAGTGGCAATGCCCCCGAAGAGGCgcaggtgtgtgcacctgtgattAAGTGTGTCGAGGATTAAGTGATTAAGCCTCATCTCTTGGAGCAGAAAGTGTTGTCACCTGGTGATGGGACAGCGGGAAAAGCTCTGGGGCTGGGAAACCTGGGGGCTTGTGTCAAAGCTCCACCCATCAGGAGCTTCAAGagaagatgggggtggggggggtggctGGAAAGATGGAAGTTGGGATGGGAAAGCGGTTGTAGAGAAGGATTCACTCCTGGGCCGGAGGCAGGAGGATATCCCGGGCGAGAGAAGGGAGGGTCGGGGATGGGCTGAGTTGGAGTCCCAGGGGAAAAGCGGAAGCGAGAGCTTCGTCACCCGCTGTCTTCCAGCTCCCGGTGCGCGGCACCGGCGGCTGGCGTTGGGCTCTACCTCTCTAAAAGTACTGGGGCAAAGGAATGGAGAACACGGCGTCCCGAGCTCCCAAGGGAGGGGAGTACGCGAGGTGGGGTGGGGAACACCCAAGTGAGTGTATgctggggggctggggggcaTGATCTCCGCTCTCCCGGGTGCCCCAGCCCTAGCGCACGCCTCCGCTCCTGCGCCCCCCTTCGCAGGCGCGCGCGAGGCGCACCCCCCTTCCCTCGGCGGCGCCGGGCGCGCGCCcggccccctcctcctcccctccgcGCGTCTCCTCTCTCCCGGCAGAAAGTTAGCAGCGGGGAAGGAACTCGGGGCTGCAACagcgcgcggcggcggcggcagaggctgaagcaggagccgCAGCGGAGCCGGGGAAGCGGGGGCGCTGCAGACGGAGCAGGTGCCGCCGGCGGGTCCACGCGCCCCCCTCGGTCCCCTTGCCTGAGGCTGAGGGGGGGGCACTGGTGCGGGGGCCACCCGGACTCGGCTGGCAGCCTGAGGCGGGGGGCCATGCGGCCGGGCTCCCCCCTGGCGCAGCGGGACAGCGGCCAGGGCCGGGGGCGCAGCGGCGTCGCTTCATGCAGCCGGGGCGGCtgggcagcggcggcggcggcggcggcggcgggggcggcggctgAAACCATGTCCGGGCAGCGCCGGgggctgccgccgccgccgccgccgcgagCCGGGAGCCGCGATGGCCCGGTGGCCCGCACCTCttccgcctccgcctccgcctccacctctggccgcgccgccgccgcccggcGCCTCTGCTAAGGGGCCGCCGGCGCGCAAGCTGCTTTTTATGTGCACCTTGTCCCTGTCTGTCACCTACCTGTGCTACAGCCTCCTGGGCGGCTCGGGCTCCCTGCAATTCCCCCTGGCGCTGCAGGAGTCGCCGGGCACCGCCGCCGAGCCCCCGCCGAGCCCGCCGCCACCCTCTCTGCTGCCTCCCCCCGTGCGCCTCGGCGCCCCCTCGCAGCCACCCGCGCCGCCGCCGCTGGACAACGCGAGCCGCGGGGAGCCGCCCGAGCCCCCCGAGCAGCCCGCCGCCCCCGGGACCGACGGCTGGGGGCTGCCGAGCGGCGGCGGAGGCGCCCGGGACCCCTGGCTCCGGACCCCGCTGGCCCCCAGCGAGATGATCACGGCTCAGAGCGCGCTGCCAGAGAGGGAAGCGCAGGAGTCCAGCACCACCGACGAGGATCTCGCAGGCCGGAGAGCGGCCAACGGGAGCAGCGAGAGGGGCGGCGCCGTCAGCACCCCTGACTATGGGGAGAAGAAGCTGCCACAGGCGCTCATCATCGGGGTCAAGAAAGGAGGGACCCGCGCGCTGCTGGAGGCGATCCGCGTACACCCGGACGTGCGGGCGGTGGGCGTAGAGCCGCACTTCTTCGACAGGAACTACGAGAAGGGGTTGGAGTGGTACAGGTAGGACTCTGGGCTCCGCGGGCTGGTGGAGACGCGTGGGGGAGACGCGGAGGGGAAGCCGCGGCTTTCCACGCCCTTCGAGCATCCAGGCACCGTCCCGAGAGGCCCAAGCCCCCGCGAGGGCTCTGCAAACCCTGGCGGCTTTGCTCAGGGGGATAGGCTGAGAGGGCTGGACTCCAGCGAAAGATCACTTTATTTCAGGGCGAGGAGAGGAGGTGtcaccctgccctgcctcccGCGCTCCTCATCCAAGGAGGTGCTGTCTGAATCTGCCCAGCTCCCAGCCTGGGAATCCCCAGCCCTCGTGCCTGCTGGGTGTTTCCGAACCCAGGCTCTTGCGGGATTCTGGGATTCTGGGCTGAGGACGCTGAGGAGTGAGACAGGATGGCTAAATTGACTAAGGGGATTTGAGGTCCCCTGCAATCTCTTAAAATCACCCTCAAACGCATTTGCGTGGCTGGAATTCAACTTGAGTGTGTTAAGGTCAGAGCAAAATGAATAGGGAACAGTTACAAAGATCATGCTGGCGTTTTGGCTTTCTAGTGAAGAAAGGATGCCTCCCACCTCCATAACTTTCCATCCCCCTGGACTGAATGAGCACGGAGTTGATTTTGCACCAGAAGCCTCAATGTCTGCATGACAGTTGGTGCCCTGAGAGTTTTTATGCCCCAGACCGTGCCCTGTCTAATCTCCGCCTCCTTCGCAACAGATTGGAGCTTCTGTTTTGTGAGATGTTCATCTCCCTCCTTTCCCACCGTCTGCTGGTggtgagagaaagggagaagagaggacTAGAAAGTTAAGTGCaggtaaaataaattaatactcCAGCTTTCCTGCCAGCCATAACATTTTAAACGGCACTGGTGCAGCTGCCCCAAACGCAAACCTCCTTCgcctttgttttttctctttctccctctcctcctgttTTATATCTTTCTGGGAAACAGATCTGCATGGCTGGCTCCATCTCCATTCCATTTCGGTAATTAATTGCGATTGTCAAACAGAAACACAGCCTTTGTCAGCTAAAGTGATGTTATCATCTTAGCAGAGCCAATAGGTAGAATAAAGATTGTTTCCTGACAGGTTGCCTGCCCGTTGAGGGGATGTGCTTTCTAGGTTTAAATTACAGCCTGGGAAAGTTTTAGAAATAACTTAACTTCAGAGatatataataaatgtgtgtattaTGATTGATTTcttccactttaaaaaatatgcctTACGCTTTAAAAGCTTGAGAGAAGTACACTTAGGCATAAACGTTCCAGCACATTACAGAGAAGCAGCAAATGTGTCTGTTAATGTCTTGTCTGTTTCAACAGAGAAAACTAATTGCAGTATTTTAGGAGGCTTCAAACAGCCCTTTCCTATCAAAACATAAAACAGCAAATGCCCAATTTAACTGGAAAATCAGTATTTATAACATCAGAAGCCATGGCTTCCAGTTTGTGATCATAATTAAAAAGGTGTTAGGATGATTAATGCAGCAACAGCAAAATAAAGAAGGGGCATGATGTCTGGGAAGGTTTTAGTTGTTTAATTGCTGGTTGTAGGAATGTTCTGGTTTCTTCTGTGGGGTAGCTTTGGCCTTATGAGGGTaattgcgtttttttttttttttccccacttctaATTTTAGAATTATGAGAATTGTCAAATGCCCTTTCAGGGAGGCAGAAAGATCAAATCTTTCCAAGATCTGAGGTGGTTGGGTTTGTGGCAGCTGgaaatgggggagggggaggggtgtTTTATTTGGGTGATTGAAAATAAAGTGAATGAAGGGTGTGTGGTGGAATGTGTATCAGGAAGTCCCATCACCGGGTCTGGAGAGTGTTCTGAATGAGAGACTAGAAGATGCCAGATTTCCTAGATTCCTTTTTGCTGGTGTTAGGAAGAGAAAGTATAGAAACTACCTTGCTTGACGTGGCTCTGGAATATATTATTCCAGCGCT
This genomic window from Macaca mulatta isolate MMU2019108-1 chromosome 20, T2T-MMU8v2.0, whole genome shotgun sequence contains:
- the HS3ST4 gene encoding heparan sulfate glucosamine 3-O-sulfotransferase 4, encoding MARWPAPLPPPPPPPPLAAPPPPGASAKGPPARKLLFMCTLSLSVTYLCYSLLGGSGSLQFPLALQESPGTAAEPPPSPPPPSLLPPPVRLGAPSQPPAPPPLDNASRGEPPEPPEQPAAPGTDGWGLPSGGGGARDPWLRTPLAPSEMITAQSALPEREAQESSTTDEDLAGRRAANGSSERGGAVSTPDYGEKKLPQALIIGVKKGGTRALLEAIRVHPDVRAVGVEPHFFDRNYEKGLEWYRNVMPKTLDGQITMEKTPSYFVTNEAPKRIHSMAKDIKLIVVVRNPVTRAISDYTQTLSKKPEIPTFEVLAFKNRTLGLIDASWSAIRIGIYALHLENWLQYFPLSQILFVSGERLIVDPAGEMAKVQDFLGLKRVVTEKHFYFNKTKGFPCLKKPEDSSAPRCLGKSKGRTHPRIDPDVIHRLRKFYKPFNMMFYQMTGQDFQWEQEEGDK